The Cellulosimicrobium sp. ES-005 genome segment GCCAGTCGAGCACCTCGCGCAGGTAGGTCGACCTCGCGGGCTCGGGGGAGAGTGCGAGGTCGTGCGCGCCGCCCTCGACCGTGACGACCGTGACGTCGTCGCCCAGCCGCTCGGCGCGCGACGTGATCTGACCGACGTCGAGCACGCTGTCGGTCGTGAGCAGGGCGTCGTGCCAGCCCGACGCCGGGCCGCTGCGCGCGGACGCCAGCACGAGGACGGGGCAGTCGACGTGCAGACCGCGCGCCACGCGCGCGTGCCCGCGCCGCACCGCGCGCAGGAACCCCGCACGGACCGGGAAGCCCTCGATCGGCTTCCAGGCCAGGTCGAAGTCCCACTCGCCACCCGTGCTCGCGTGCAGGGCCTCGGCCCAGTGTGGGTCCAGGCCGCCCACCACCAGCCGCGGCGCGACCCGGCCGACCGCGTCGACCACCCACGTCACCGGGCCCCGGAACACCCACGGCTTGTTGAGGTCGAACCACGGGCTGTTGAGCACGAGCGCCGCGAGCCGGCCCGGGCGCGCGTCGGCCCACAGGCTCGCGACGAGCCCGCCCGTCGAGTGGCCCAGCACGACGAGCTGCTCGTGCCCCTCCGCGCGGATCGCGCGCGCGGCGGCGTCCAGGTCGCGGGCGTAGACGGCGAGGTCCGTGACGAAGTTGGGGTCGTCGTCGGGCCGGGACGGGGCGCCCGAGCCGCGCCCGATCGAGCGCCCGTAGCCGCGCAGGTCGAGCGCGTAGAACCGGTACCCGCGCGCCTCGACCGCCTCGGCGACGTGCGTCTGGAAGAAGTAGTCGATGAACCCGTGGACGTACAGCACCGCGGGCCGCTCTCCCGCGACCGACGGCGGCTCCCCGCCCGCGGCGGACCCCGCGCCCGGCGCGGTGGACGGGGTGGCCGGACGTGCGCCGTCGGCCCTGCGGACGAGCGTCGCCACCGCGCCGTCCGGCAGGTCGAGGTCCCGCGCGACCCAGTCCTCGCCCAGCACGTCCGTGCGCCACCCCGTCCGCGTCCCGGCCATCTCGTCCACCGTCTCCTCCTCGTCACCGGCTCGTCCGACCTGTCAGCGTCCCACCGCTCCCCGGGCCCGTCGAGCGCTGGCACGGGACGGCGGCGAGACGTGTCGGCGGCCCGGGACCCCGGGACCCGCGGCGCGCCGACGCCTCGCGGTGCGAGGTAGCGTGGCGCGCGTGACGAGCGAGATCATCGCCCGCGTCGACGACGGCGTCGGGCACCTCACCCTGGACCG includes the following:
- a CDS encoding alpha/beta hydrolase, with protein sequence MAGTRTGWRTDVLGEDWVARDLDLPDGAVATLVRRADGARPATPSTAPGAGSAAGGEPPSVAGERPAVLYVHGFIDYFFQTHVAEAVEARGYRFYALDLRGYGRSIGRGSGAPSRPDDDPNFVTDLAVYARDLDAAARAIRAEGHEQLVVLGHSTGGLVASLWADARPGRLAALVLNSPWFDLNKPWVFRGPVTWVVDAVGRVAPRLVVGGLDPHWAEALHASTGGEWDFDLAWKPIEGFPVRAGFLRAVRRGHARVARGLHVDCPVLVLASARSGPASGWHDALLTTDSVLDVGQITSRAERLGDDVTVVTVEGGAHDLALSPEPARSTYLREVLDWLDARV